The DNA segment ATCCCAAATGGGAGCAACGCCCAACATATACAAAGCTTGAGCAATTGTAGCTCCTTCAGTTTCAATAAACTCGCTACTCCAAAAAGTATAGCTCACCTTGCGAGGTAACTCCCCATTGCGCTCTATGTATGTTTCTAACGTTTTTTGTGCCAGTAAAACACCTTTATCCCATGCACTTTCAGAAGGTGTTGCCTCGGCATTTACGCTGAACAGATTGCGCCCTGTAGGTAATGTGTTTGGATTAGCCACGGCATCACCTCCCGGCGATGGAGCAATGTAGCCTCCATTTAACGCATTAACAAGGGCGTTTAACTCTCCTTG comes from the Desulfonatronum sp. SC1 genome and includes:
- a CDS encoding cobaltochelatase subunit CobN; its protein translation is QGELNALVNALNGGYIAPSPGGDAVANPNTLPTGRNLFSVNAEATPSESAWDKGVLLAQKTLETYIERNGELPRKVSYTFWSSEFIETEGATIAQALYMLGVAPIWDAFGRVGDLRLISSSELGRPRIDVVVQTSGQFRDLAASRLALLN